The Thermococcus sp. region ATGACCGCCGAAGCGCTCACGGTGGGAATCAGGAGCAGAGGCTCCCTTAGGGATGAAGGAACTACGCTGAGGGGATAATACACCGGCGGAAAGACCGTCAGAAGTGTCGTTAGAATCGTTGAGAGCCTCATAACCGTTAGGGGCTCCTTTATCCTCGCCCCGAGAAACGTCCCCAGGGAGACGCTCCAGAGCCAGAGGGCTGTTACAGCGAAGAGAATGCGGGGAAGGCTCTCAACTCCCCCGCTCATTGTGAGGAAAAACGCCAGCACAATGACGTAAGGAAGGGCGGGCAGGCTCATGCCGATGGAAACCCCGAGGGTCTTCTCGATTCCTCTCCCCGGGAGGGAGGAGAAGATGTCGTAGAACTTCGAGCGAACCTTCATGCCAACGAGCTCTATCGAGAGGTCGGCTATTCCAACCCCGACGATGAAGCTCACCATCGCACCGGCTATCGCTGAGGAAAGGAACCTTCCCCCGCTGACGACGTAGACTATGAAGATGAACGAAAGGGGCTGTATCGCGAAGCTGAGCATCGAGCTTTTCCCCTTCATTAAGGCCCTGCGGTAGTACTCCACTATCGCGAGAATCATTCCAGACCACCCACGAGGAAGATATCCTCTATCGTGAGTTCTTCCCTCCTGAACGGGACTCCAAGCTCTTCGAGTAAGTTTATAGCCTCTCTTTCCTCGGCCTTTGAGCGGAGGTAGACGACGGTGTTCTTCCCGGCCCTTTTTACCACGAAATCACCTTCAAAGCGGCCGAAGGCGACTAGCTTCGAGGTGAAGCCGAAGAGGTAGCGTTTTGCTATTTTCTCTGGCTCTCCGAAGGCGAGGGCCTTTCCGCCCTTGACCAGCAGAACCAGATCTGACACGCTCGATATCTCGTTGAGGTAGTGACTTGTCAGGACTATCGTTGAATTCTTTGCCCTCTCCCTGAGTATCTCCCACAGCTTAAGCCTGCTTTCAATGTCGAGGCCAACCGTAGGTTCGTCCAGGAAGTAGAGCCCAGCATCAGCCGATAGAACCATCGCGAGAAGAGTTTTCCTCACCATTCCTCCCGAGAGCGTCGAGACTATTCTGTCCGGATAACCAATCCCGAACTCCCCCATGGCCTTCTCTGCCCTGCTTTTGGCTTCATCCTTCGGCAGGCCGCGCATCCTGAGGTAGTGGTAGACGTACTCGAAGGGCGTCAGCGTGTAGAAGTGTGCTCTAGCCTCCTGTGGGAGGAGGGCTATTCTCTTCTTTATCCCGTCCCCGCACTTCTTTATCTCCCTTCCGAAGATCCTGACGGTTCCTTCATCATAGGTCAGCAGACAGCTTAGAGTCCTGATGAGGGTAGTTTTTCCGGCACCGTTGGGCCCAATTACCCCCAATATAACCCCCTCGGGGACAGAAAAGGAGATAGAGTCTAAGGCCCTCAGGTTTCCGTAGTACTTGGTCAAATTCTCGACTTCGATGACCTTCATACTTGGAAACTTTCAGGGGCGGAAAATAAAAGATTTTGGGCTACTTGAGCCACCTCTCCAT contains the following coding sequences:
- a CDS encoding ABC transporter ATP-binding protein, encoding MKVIEVENLTKYYGNLRALDSISFSVPEGVILGVIGPNGAGKTTLIRTLSCLLTYDEGTVRIFGREIKKCGDGIKKRIALLPQEARAHFYTLTPFEYVYHYLRMRGLPKDEAKSRAEKAMGEFGIGYPDRIVSTLSGGMVRKTLLAMVLSADAGLYFLDEPTVGLDIESRLKLWEILRERAKNSTIVLTSHYLNEISSVSDLVLLVKGGKALAFGEPEKIAKRYLFGFTSKLVAFGRFEGDFVVKRAGKNTVVYLRSKAEEREAINLLEELGVPFRREELTIEDIFLVGGLE
- a CDS encoding multidrug transporter, which gives rise to MILAIVEYYRRALMKGKSSMLSFAIQPLSFIFIVYVVSGGRFLSSAIAGAMVSFIVGVGIADLSIELVGMKVRSKFYDIFSSLPGRGIEKTLGVSIGMSLPALPYVIVLAFFLTMSGGVESLPRILFAVTALWLWSVSLGTFLGARIKEPLTVMRLSTILTTLLTVFPPVYYPLSVVPSSLREPLLLIPTVSASAVMSGKATGLALLSLALWLAVGFSALSVVEWRER